CGACCACTCAGGCCTACCGGAAGCTGGGGCTGGCGCCGTACCTGGTGCGACAGGGGGTGGCCTATCGGCTCAACGACGGCGCTCCATCGGAGGGCGCCGGCGTGGTGGAGATAGACGACCCCGCCGCGGCCATGACCGCCGGGCGCTGGGTGGACGTGGAGCGCACCGACTCGCTCCTGTGGAACGACTTCGTGCACCGCGAGGGCTTCCCGGACAACCAGGAGTTCTGGGTGGACGAGTCGACGCAGGGGATCCCGTTCTACTACGGCTCGGCGCACGTGGCGGCGGCGCAAGCGCACATGGCGCAGGCGGGCGACACGGTTGCGGCGCGGCGCCACATGCTGCGCGCCGACGAGTGGTTTCGGTTGGCGAACCAGTAGCGACGCGGGTCGGCGCGAAGGCGCTCGCCGCGGCGGCCTCGCCGGGCTTCAGCCGCGCAACGCGGCCAGCGGCAGTGTGTCCGCGCCCGGCGCCACCGACTCCGGGCTGACCACGCTGCTGCCGGTGCGCTCGTCGTAGCCCACCCGCAGCACGTGGTCGACGCCCTCGCGGATCTCCTCCACGTGGGTGATAAGGAGCACCTGGTCGAAGCGCGTGCGCAGGCGCTGCAAGAGGCCCAGGACGCCGCTGCGTCGCTGCGCGTCGAGCGAGCCGAACACCTCGTCCAGGATGAGCACCGACAGCGGCTGACCGGCGCGCTCGGCTATCATCTGGCTGACCGCCAGGCGCAGCACGAGGTTGGCCACGTCCTCCTCGCCTCCGCTGATCACCGGCTTGGGCGTGCCGTCGTCCAGGACGAGCACGTCGTAGGCCTCATCCACTTCCACCGCCGCGTAGCGGCCGTCGGTCACGAGCGCCAGGAAATCCCCCGCCAACGCGCCCAGCTCGGGCCGCACGCGGGCGTTCAGCTCCGCGCGCAGCTCGCTGAACACGCGGTCGAGCTCGTCGTGAAGCCGCCGCTCGCGCTCCAGCGCCTCCAGGCGCGCCCGGCGCGTGGCGTCCTCGGCCAACGCCGTGTCCGCGTGCGCCAGCCGTTCGCGGGCCGCGCGTTCCTCGGCGCGCGCCTCGCTCAACGCGAGATCCGCCGCGCGCGAGTCCGCCTCCGCCCGCTCGTGATCGTGCAACGCGTCCCGGTAGGCGGTCTCCTCGAAGCCCAGCTCCGCGCGCGCGGTCGTGATCGCGGCGTGGGTCTCCTGCGCCCTTTCTCTGGTGGCGCGGGCGGCGGCCGCCTCGGACGACCAGCGCGCGCGCGCCGACAGCGCCTCCTCGAGCGCGCTCGCGCGCATCGTCGCGTCCCGCAGCTCGGCCAGCGAGGCCTCCGCCGCGGCCAGCGCGGCCGGGTCGAAGTCGTCGGGGAGAGCCTCGATCTCCGAGTCGGCGCGCGCCAGCCGTTCCCGCAGGCCCGCTGCCTCCGAGCGGGCGCGCTCCAGGTCCCGCACGCCGTTCGCGCACCGCTCCAGACGCGAGCGCAGGCGATCCACCTCTGTGGCGGCGGACCCGCGGGCGGCCGCCGCGGCGCCCACCTCCTCGGGCTCCTCGCCCAGCTGCTCGACGCGCTGCCGGTAGTACTTGCCGTCCTGCCGCAGGCGAACGCGCTCGTCCTCCAGCGCCTTGAGGGCGCTCTCGAAGCCCGCCCCGAGCGGCCTTCCGCACGTCGGGCAAGGGCTTTCGGGGCCCACTTCCACCAGCCGCTCGATGCGCTGCTCGAGGTCCTTGTATTCGCGGTGGTAGACGGCCAGCGCCGCCTCCACTCCCTGCCTCTTCTGCCCCCACGCCTCGCGCTGCGCGGCCTCCTCCGCGCTAGCCTTCTCCAAGGCCTCGCGGGCCCGTGTGGCTTCGGCTTCGCACTCGGCGAGCAGTCGCGGAGCCTGCTCCAGCCCCTCCAGGCGGGCCTGCTTGGCGTCCATGTCGCGGCGACTGTCCGCCGCCGCCTCGAGCAACGCCCGCCGGCGTTCGTGCACCCGCGCCAGGTCCTGCTGGGCGCGCACGGCGGCCTCGACCTCGCCCAGCCGCGCAAGCCCCGGCCGCAACGCGGCCAGCTCCGACTCGGCGGCCTCGGCGCGCGTCAGCTCCTCACCGGCCGTCCGCTCCGCGCGCTCCGCGGCGTCCCGCTCCGCCAGCGCGGCCGCGGCGCGCGTGGCGAA
The Gemmatimonadota bacterium genome window above contains:
- a CDS encoding SMC family ATPase, with translation MKLVQLALENFRQHASTEVEFHDGITAIIGPNGAGKTSLLEAVGWTIYGAAATRGTNDTIRNAGAPAGARVRAELTFRMGLHEYRVRRSLSSADAFVDGGTEPVASGVGGVTEYLARRLGMARDEFFNTYYTGQRDLHFLARFGPAERARFLNQVLGYERLRRAQDLARGRRTELRHEATGLAGALPPRAGLERERAEAQARLDRAAEAARGAEGTAGAAAAEVARAAPLRAALERARQEDAAFATRAAAALAERDAAERAERTAGEELTRAEAAESELAALRPGLARLGEVEAAVRAQQDLARVHERRRALLEAAADSRRDMDAKQARLEGLEQAPRLLAECEAEATRAREALEKASAEEAAQREAWGQKRQGVEAALAVYHREYKDLEQRIERLVEVGPESPCPTCGRPLGAGFESALKALEDERVRLRQDGKYYRQRVEQLGEEPEEVGAAAAARGSAATEVDRLRSRLERCANGVRDLERARSEAAGLRERLARADSEIEALPDDFDPAALAAAEASLAELRDATMRASALEEALSARARWSSEAAAARATRERAQETHAAITTARAELGFEETAYRDALHDHERAEADSRAADLALSEARAEERAARERLAHADTALAEDATRRARLEALERERRLHDELDRVFSELRAELNARVRPELGALAGDFLALVTDGRYAAVEVDEAYDVLVLDDGTPKPVISGGEEDVANLVLRLAVSQMIAERAGQPLSVLILDEVFGSLDAQRRSGVLGLLQRLRTRFDQVLLITHVEEIREGVDHVLRVGYDERTGSSVVSPESVAPGADTLPLAALRG